One genomic segment of Misgurnus anguillicaudatus chromosome 23, ASM2758022v2, whole genome shotgun sequence includes these proteins:
- the pigx gene encoding phosphatidylinositol-glycan biosynthesis class X protein, which translates to MIHFYLLLIVLGFIHNGGSQEVDDCFSSKWLKSVMISMKITKAGFHRDLQYSVQYDKVNHDVKALLVQKMPSGVYMDEYQLATLIEDTGLEVLLDSKVDLEAPEYLSTGFTAFIYLSPSSEISGQHEATVPIHARYHRPSESGDKWVKVDIGSPRLLIRSDQCKTPPSHLSYEVIDAPCTISNVSICSWLEIQDLEETGPVSLDIPVGDATQIFIVCVGTVLVTLLSSFLLFRAMWNHRTSNISIKTK; encoded by the exons atgattcatttttatttattgttaatcGTTTTGGGTTTTATTCACAATGGAGGCTCACAAGAAG tGGATGACTGTTTTTCGTCTAAATGGTTAAAGTCAGTGATGATTTCAATGAAGATCACCAAAGCAGGATTTCACAG AGATCTTCAATACAGTGTTcaatatgacaaagtaaatcATGATGTGAAAGCTTTACTAGTCCAGAAGATGCCAAGTGGAGTCTACATGGATGAATATCAGCTGGCAACTCTGATAGAGGACACAGGTTTGGAG GTTCTTCTGGATTCAAAGGTTGATCTGGAAGCTCCAGAATATTTGTCCACTGGTTTTACCGCATTTATTTATCTTTCCCCATCATCTGAGATCTCTGGGCAACATGAGGCGACGGTTCCCATTCACGCCCGGTACCACAGACCCTCAGAGTCTGGTGATAAATGGGTTAAAGTGGACATCGGGTCACCCAGGCTGTTGATTCGTTCAGATCAAT GCAAGACTCCACCTTCGCATTTAtcttatgaagtcattgatgCTCCCTGTACAATCAGTAATGTCAGCATATGTTCATGGTTGGAGATTCAGGATTTAGAG GAAACAGGACCTGTAAGCCTGGATATTCCAGTCGGAGATGCGACACAGAtctttattgtttgtgttgGCACTGTATTAGTAACCCTGCTGAgctcttttttgctttttagGGCCATGTGGAACCACAGGACctcaaatatttcaataaaaacaaaatag
- the cep19 gene encoding centrosomal protein of 19 kDa, producing the protein MSIVAKRCGVKFDPPSIIIVYENKNTSRMRKRIIPVRNFSQYSDCSRAAERLKYHVRHSVYVESVSLAQLERLHLILRDHLRGLSLEESLAAQQGPGPSDEDLNKLSDEELNRRKAQMDQLFERNRRHKDDADFVYDLEVEFPENSVREECSWDDHSDDEF; encoded by the exons ATGTCTATAGTAGCAAAGCGATGTGGAGTGAAGTTTGATCCACCTTCAATCATCATCGTATATGAGAATAAAAACACCAGCAGGATGAGAAAAAGAATTATACCAGTCAGAAATTTCTCACAGTACTCAG ACTGCAGCCGGGCAGCAGAGAGACTGAAGTATCACGTTCGTCACAGCGTGTACGTCGAGTCCGTTTCTTTAGCTCAGCTGGAACGATTGCATCTCATTCTTCGTGATCACTTACGGGGCCTCAGCTTAGAGGAGAGTCTGGCTGCACAACAGGGGCCCGGCCCCAGTGACGAAGACCTGAATAAACTGAGCGACGAGGAGTTAAACCGCAGAAAAGCCCAGATGGACCAACTGTTTGAACGGAACCGCAGACATAAGGACGATGCAGACTTTGTGTACGATTTAGAGGTGGAGTTTCCTGAGAACAGTGTACGAGAGGAGTGTAGCTGGGACGATCATTCAGACGATGAATTTTAG
- the ing5a gene encoding inhibitor of growth protein 5a produces MATAIYLEHYLDSIENLPCELQRNFTLMRELDNRAEEKKEEIDKLAEEYISNVRNLAPEQRVEHLQKIQNGFSKCKEYSDDKVQLAMQTYEMVDKHIRRLDADLARFENELKEKLDVSGYESPDNRALKKVGGRGSLKEKRGSKGRGRRSLDEESPKKKKIKNGPEFPEAVLPVHPSDVLDMPVDPNEPTYCLCHQVSYGEMIGCDNPDCPIEWFHFACVDLTTKPKGKWFCPRCTQDRKKK; encoded by the exons ATGGCGACAGCGATATATCTCGAGCATTATCTCGATA GTATTGAAAACCTGCCGTGCGAGCTCCAGAGAAATTTCACACTTATGCGGGAGCTTGACAACAGAGCTGAGGAAAAGA AAGAGGAAATCGATAAGCTTGCAGAAGAATACATCTCCAACGTCCGCAATCTGGCCCCAGAACAGAGAGTGGAGCACCTGCAGAAGATTCAAAACGGATTCAGCAAATGCAAAGAATACAGCGACGATAAAGTTCAACTCGCCATGCAAACGTATGAAATG GTGGACAAACACATCCGCAGACTTGATGCTGATCTTGCGCGCTTTGAAAACGAGCTGAAGGAAAAGCTGGATGTCAGCGGCTACGAAAGTCCAGATAACAGGGCGCTCAAAA AGGTGGGTGGTAGAGGAAGCCTAAAGGAAAAACGAGGATCTAAAGGAAGAGGAAGAAGAAGTTTGGATGAAGAATCCCCcaaaaagaagaaaatcaaAAACGG GCCTGAGTTCCCTGAAGCCGTCCTTCCAGTTCACCCATCAGACGTCTTAGACATGCCAGTGGACCCCAATGAACCCACGTACTGCCTGTGTCACCAAGTGTCATACGGAGAAATGATCGGATGCGACAACCCCGAT TGTCCGATCGAGTGGTTTCACTTCGCCTGTGTTGACCTGACGACCAAACCCAAAGGGAAATG GTTTTGTCCACGATGCACCCAGGATCGAAAGAAAAAATAA